In the Alistipes provencensis genome, GATGGCCGTGGCCTCGAACAAGTTTCAGGCCGGGACCGAGAAACTCGTCCGGCTGTTCTTTCCCGGCGTGGCGTTCGCGGCAGTCTTCGGACAGCGTCCGGACGTGCCCCTGAAACCCGACCCGGCGGTCGTGGAGGAGATTCTGGCGCTGACGGGCGTGGCCCGGGAGGAGGTGCTCTATGTGGGGGATTCGGGCGTGGACATCGAGACCGCGGCGGCTGCGGGCGTCCGCTCGGCGGGCGTGACGTGGGGCTTCCGCGACCGCGCAGAACTCGTCGCCGCCGGAGCTGTGCACATCGTCGACCGTCCGGCGCAGTTGTTGGAGCTGTTGTAACCGGGCGGGCGCGGAACCGGATGGAGTGTGTCCCGAAGCAACCGCCGCCCCTAAATCCCGCTTCTTAAACGGGATTTAGGGGCGGCGGCAGGAATTGCAGTTCGTGGCCGGATTTCCGCTACCTGCCTCAGTAGTATTCCTTCACATCGCGGGCGGTGATGCGCTCCCCGGAGAGGACGATGAGCCGTTCGACGACGTTGCGCAGCTCGCGGATGTTGCCCGTCCACGGCATCTGCCGGAGCGCCTCGAGGGCCGCCGGGTCGACGGGCTTGGGCCGCGAGCCGTATTCGGCCGAGATGGTGCGCACGAAATGGTCGACGAGCGTGGGGATATCCTCGGCGTGTTCGCGCAGCGCCGGGACCCGCACGACGATCACCCCGATGCGGTGGTAGAGGTCCTCGCGGAAATTCCCTTTCGCAATCTCCTCGCGCAGATTCTTGTTCGTGGCGGCGATCACCCGCACGTCGACCTCGATCTCCTTGTCGCCGCCCACACGGCTGATGCGGCTCTCCTGCAACGCCCGCAGCACCTTGGCCTGCGCCGCCAGCGACATGTCGCCGATTTCGTCCATGAAGAGCGTGCCGCCGTCGGCCTGCTCGAACTTGCCCTTGCGCTGCTTGACGGCCGAGGTGAAGGCTCCCCGTTCGTGCCCGAAGAGCTCGCTCTCGATCAACTCCGAGGGGATGGCCGCGCAGTTGACCTCGACGAACGGCGCCGCTGCGCGCGAACTCTTGGCGTGGAGCCACCGGGCCACCAGCTCCTTGCCCGTGCCGTTTTCGCCGGTGATGAGCACCCGGGCTTCGCACGGCGCCACCTTGTCGATCAGTTGGCGGACGTGTTCGATCTCGGGCGAGACGCCGATGATATGTTCCGCCTCGGCGGGACGCGCGCGGCGGCTGGGTGCGGCGGCCACGGGCGCGGGATTTTCGATGGTGCGGTGGATGGATTGCAGCAGCCGGTTCATGTCGATGGGTTTGGTGAGGAAATCCTGCGCACCGTTGCGCACGGCCTCCACCGCCGAGTCGATCGAGGCGTCGGTCGAGAGGGCGATGAACGGAATGCCGGCATCGGGGACCCTGCATCCGGTGTCCGAAATGATCAGGTCGAACGGAACCTTCTCACACATATCCGAGGCTGCGGCCTCGTCTTCAACGGCTTCCGCCGAGAACCCCTCATACTCCAACCGTTCGCGCAGGATGTTTCGCACGCTTTTTGATTGATCCAAAATTAAAACCTTTGCCATAGCTTGTTTTTCCTGAAATTTTACCTACTTTTGCCAAGTCGATCTTCGGCTCGGGCAGGCGGCGCCCCGGCAATAAAAGCGGGAGATGTCCGTTTCATTTGCATCCGGTTTGCACGGCCTGTGTCCCAAAGTTAGGGCTTTCTGCGGCGTAAAACCAATCCCCGGGGGTCTCGCCCGACGGAGCGGAAGGTCCTGAAAAACATCCTGAACAGGTCTATTGCGAAGGCCCTGCCGGAAGGTCCGGCGGACGAATCGGAGCAACGGGAAAGACCGTAAATACAATTTATGAGAAAGAACTATAATTACACGCGGCGCAAGCTGTACCTGCCCGAATACGGGCGTCATATCCAAGAGATGATCGACTCGCTGCTGGAGATCGAGGACCGCCGCGAACGCAACCGGCAGGCACGGGCCGTGATCGCCGTGATGGGCAACCTGAACCCCCTGCTGCGCGACACGGCCGACTTCACCCACAAGCTCTGGGATCACCTCTTCATCATGTCTGATTTTCAGTTGGATGTGGACTCTCCCTACCCGCAGCCGTCGCGTCAGGAACTGACCGTCACGCCCCGCCGCATGGCCTATTCGCAGGGGCGCATCGCCTACAAGCATTACGGCAAATACGTCGAGCGGATGATCCGCGGTCTGGCCGACGAGCGCAACCCCCAGACGGTGGCCCGCACGGTGGATAATCTGGCCCGTTACATGCGTACCAAAAGCTACGAATACAATCAGGAGCACCCGAACAACGAAGTGATCGTAAAAGACATCAAACGGATGTCCGGGGGAGCGATCCAAATCGACGAAGTTGCTTTAAATAATCTCCGAAGCGACTATAAACAGCCCTTTTCAGCGCGTCCCCAGAAGGGGCCCCAGCAGCACCGTCCGCCCCATCAGCAGCGGCAGCAGCAGAAAAACCGCGGCCAGCAGCAGCACCGGAATTTTACGAAAAACAACGGTGCGCACCGCAATTCGTCGAAGTAGGACGGTGGCGTAACGACACTTTATATTGGTTGGAACGTTTTGCGGAGCAGTATGCAATTCGGATTTGCATACATCCGGTTTTTTGCTATCTTTGGTGCCGTAACGGCACTTTTGGGGGTCGGAAGGTTTTGCCGGGCCGTAAGTCGTTCGGATTTGGAACCATTGGGTTTTTTGCTATCTTTGTGTAATAATAACAGCGAAAACGATCGTAAATGAATAAGCAAACGCTTTTCGTGACGCTCACGGCCGCCGCCCTGATGTGCGGCTGCCAGTCGTCGAAAGTGAAGATCTCGGGCCGCTTCATCGGCAGCGATGCGAAGAATGTCTATCTCGAAAACGCTTCGCCGCTGACGCAGGCGCTCATCGACTCGACCGTGCTGGCCGGCGACGGCAGCTACCGTTTCGAGTTGAAAGGGGTGTCCAAGACACCCTCCCTGTATAATGTCATCTACAACGGCGAACGGATTCCGCTGCTCATTGCCGGGGGCGACCGCGTGACGGTCGGTTCGGTGGGCAGCGTCGTGCGCAACTATACGGTCGAGGGTTCCGCCGAGTCGGAGTTGCTCCGCCAGTTCTATCAGGCCTTCGTCACGGGGGCTCAGCGGCTGGACAACATCGCCGTGCAGTTCGCCAAGCCGGACCTTACGGAGGAGGAGCGCAAGTCGCTGGTCGGAGAGTACACGGCCGAATACTACCGCATCCGCCGCGAGCAACTGCGGTTCATCATCGAGAACAAGGCGTCGCTGGCGTCGGTTTACGCCCTCTATCAGCGTCTTCCGGGCGACCGTTACCTGTTCAACGGCGACAGCGATGTGGTCTACTTCCGCACCGTGGCCGAAGCCCTCGAAAAGAGCTATCCCGATTCGCCCTACCTCCAGTCGCTGCTGGCCGAGATCGCCCGCATGGACGCGCGCATCAGCCTGACGTCGCAAATCTCCGAAGCGGGGTATCCCGATCTTGAACTGACGGACATCTACGGCAAGAAAATCCGCCTCTCGTCGCTCACGGGCAAGGTCGTGCTGCTGGATTTCTGGTCCGCGGAACTGGGATCGAGCAATGCGCTGAACGCCGACCTGAAAGAGGTCTACAAGAAATACGAAGGTTCTCCCGTGGGGTTCGAGGTCTATCAGGTGGCGATCGACACGTCGAAGCCGCTGTGGATCAACGCCGTTCAGGAACAGCAACTGCCGTGGGTCTCGGTGAGCGACCTGCGCGGGCGCGGCTCCTCGGCGCTGGGGCTCTACAACGTGCAGAAACTCCCGGCCAACTTCCTGATCGACAAGGAGGGTACGATCGTAGCCCGGGACATCTATGGCAAGAGCCTCGAAGAGAAATTGGATGAATTGACAAAGTAATATCCGCTTTCGGAAACGCGACTTGCCGCTTGCGGCATTCAAGCCCCCGCCGAGGCGGGGGTGTGGGGGTGGGTCAGATTTGTAAACACGGCGGTACGCCGTGGGAACAACCCGGGAGAGCGTTCCCGCAGTGGAATAAACCGAATAGAATCTGTTATGTATTATTTCGCATCCGACATACATTTGGGGGCGGGTGACGAGCAATCCGCACGGGCGGTCGAACGACGCTTCGTGGCGTGGCTCGACACGGTGGCCCGCGATGCGGAGGCGATATTTCTGGTCGGCGACATCTTCGATTTCTGGTTCGAATACCGCCGCGTGGCGCCCAAGGGCTTCGTGCGGACGCTGGGAAAGCTGGCCGAGCTGACCGACCGGGGCGTGCGGGTGGTCTTTTTCACGGGCAACCACGACATGTGGGTCGGCGACTACCTCACGCGCGAGTGCGGAATGGAGATCTATACCTCCCCGCAGGTGATGACGCTCTCCGGCAAGAAAGTCTTCATCGCCCACGGCGACAACATGAACATCGACGGACAGCCGATGCTGAAACTCCTCAACCGGGTGTTCCGGTCGCGGACGCTGAAATGGCTCTTTTCGTGGGGCGTGCATCCCGATCTGGCGATGAAGTTCGGCCACTGGTGGAGCGGCAAGTCGCGCAAGCGGCACAACGCCTCCGACGACGAGGCCGTGCGGACGGGCCGCGGGGGCGGCTTCGACGCCTCGCTCACCGAGCCGCTGATCGATTACGCCCGCCATTACGCCGCGACGCACGATGTCGACCATTTCGTCTTCGGGCACATGCACTTTCCGCGCGACTACCGGGAGGGCGGGTTGCATGTGGTGAACCTCGGCTGCTGGGAGAAGAACCCCGCCTGTGCCGTGCTGGACGCGGATGGCGAAATGACCCTAAAAGAACTCGAATCATGAAACAATACCTCGACCTGCTGCGCCGGATCAAGGCCGAAGGCGTCGTGCGGGGCGACCGCACGGGAACCGGGACCCGAGGGGTCTTCGGCCACCAGATGCGCTTCGATCTGGCGGAGGGATTTCCCCTGCTGACGACCAAGAAAGTGTTTCTCAAAGGGGTGATCCACGAACTGCTGTGGTTCCTGCAGGGGGACACCAATATCAAATACCTCGTGGAGAACGGGGTCCATATCTGGGACAACGACGCTTACCGCTATTACAACGAACTGTGCGTGCGCCACGGCGTGCTGCCCGTCGACCGGGAGACTTTTCTTGCGGCTGCGGGCGTCGAATCGCCGATCGAGGGCTACCGCTTCGGCGACCTGAACCACGTCTACGGCTACCAGTGGCGTTCGTGGCCCAAGCCCGACGGTGGGTTCGTCGACCAGATCGCGCAGGCTGTCGAACTGATTCGCACCAACCCCGAGTCGCGGCGCATCCTCGTTTCGGCGTGGAACGTCGCCGAGGTCGAAGAGATGGCCCTGCCGCCGTGTCATGTGCTGTTCCAGTTCTATGTGGCCGAAGGGCGGCTCTCGTGCCAGTTGTACCAGCGCAGCGCCGACACGTTTCTGGGCGTGCCGTTCAACATCGCCTCCTATGCCCTGCTGACCGAGATGATGGCGCAGGTGTGCGGTCTGGAGCCCGGCGAATTCGTCCATACGCTGGGCGATACGCACCTCTACCTGAACCATCTGGAACAGGTCGACGAACAGCTCGCGCGCGAACCGCGTCCGCTGCCGCGTCTGCGGCTGAACCCCGCCGTGAAGTCGGTTTTCGACTTCCGTTACGAAGATTTTACGCTCGAAGGCTACGACCCGTGGCCCGCGATCAAAGCCCCGATGTCATTCTGAAACCTATGATCTCCATTATCGTTGCCGTTGCCGAGAACGGCGTTATCGGCGACAAGAACGCCCTGCTGTGGCACATTTCCGAGGACCTGAAGCACTTCAAGTCCGTGACGACGGGCCATCCGGTCGTCATG is a window encoding:
- a CDS encoding TlpA disulfide reductase family protein; its protein translation is MNKQTLFVTLTAAALMCGCQSSKVKISGRFIGSDAKNVYLENASPLTQALIDSTVLAGDGSYRFELKGVSKTPSLYNVIYNGERIPLLIAGGDRVTVGSVGSVVRNYTVEGSAESELLRQFYQAFVTGAQRLDNIAVQFAKPDLTEEERKSLVGEYTAEYYRIRREQLRFIIENKASLASVYALYQRLPGDRYLFNGDSDVVYFRTVAEALEKSYPDSPYLQSLLAEIARMDARISLTSQISEAGYPDLELTDIYGKKIRLSSLTGKVVLLDFWSAELGSSNALNADLKEVYKKYEGSPVGFEVYQVAIDTSKPLWINAVQEQQLPWVSVSDLRGRGSSALGLYNVQKLPANFLIDKEGTIVARDIYGKSLEEKLDELTK
- a CDS encoding HAD family hydrolase, which translates into the protein MNTRLVIFDLDGTLLNTIGDLAVACNAVLERRGLPLHTYAEYCHFVGNGIMRLVERALPEPMRTPETVAAVRADFVKYYTEHIDTHTQPYAGIPELVAELGRRGVAMAVASNKFQAGTEKLVRLFFPGVAFAAVFGQRPDVPLKPDPAVVEEILALTGVAREEVLYVGDSGVDIETAAAAGVRSAGVTWGFRDRAELVAAGAVHIVDRPAQLLELL
- a CDS encoding DUF4290 domain-containing protein, translated to MRKNYNYTRRKLYLPEYGRHIQEMIDSLLEIEDRRERNRQARAVIAVMGNLNPLLRDTADFTHKLWDHLFIMSDFQLDVDSPYPQPSRQELTVTPRRMAYSQGRIAYKHYGKYVERMIRGLADERNPQTVARTVDNLARYMRTKSYEYNQEHPNNEVIVKDIKRMSGGAIQIDEVALNNLRSDYKQPFSARPQKGPQQHRPPHQQRQQQKNRGQQQHRNFTKNNGAHRNSSK
- a CDS encoding sigma-54-dependent transcriptional regulator, which encodes MAKVLILDQSKSVRNILRERLEYEGFSAEAVEDEAAASDMCEKVPFDLIISDTGCRVPDAGIPFIALSTDASIDSAVEAVRNGAQDFLTKPIDMNRLLQSIHRTIENPAPVAAAPSRRARPAEAEHIIGVSPEIEHVRQLIDKVAPCEARVLITGENGTGKELVARWLHAKSSRAAAPFVEVNCAAIPSELIESELFGHERGAFTSAVKQRKGKFEQADGGTLFMDEIGDMSLAAQAKVLRALQESRISRVGGDKEIEVDVRVIAATNKNLREEIAKGNFREDLYHRIGVIVVRVPALREHAEDIPTLVDHFVRTISAEYGSRPKPVDPAALEALRQMPWTGNIRELRNVVERLIVLSGERITARDVKEYY
- a CDS encoding UDP-2,3-diacylglucosamine diphosphatase; amino-acid sequence: MYYFASDIHLGAGDEQSARAVERRFVAWLDTVARDAEAIFLVGDIFDFWFEYRRVAPKGFVRTLGKLAELTDRGVRVVFFTGNHDMWVGDYLTRECGMEIYTSPQVMTLSGKKVFIAHGDNMNIDGQPMLKLLNRVFRSRTLKWLFSWGVHPDLAMKFGHWWSGKSRKRHNASDDEAVRTGRGGGFDASLTEPLIDYARHYAATHDVDHFVFGHMHFPRDYREGGLHVVNLGCWEKNPACAVLDADGEMTLKELES
- the thyA gene encoding thymidylate synthase; translated protein: MKQYLDLLRRIKAEGVVRGDRTGTGTRGVFGHQMRFDLAEGFPLLTTKKVFLKGVIHELLWFLQGDTNIKYLVENGVHIWDNDAYRYYNELCVRHGVLPVDRETFLAAAGVESPIEGYRFGDLNHVYGYQWRSWPKPDGGFVDQIAQAVELIRTNPESRRILVSAWNVAEVEEMALPPCHVLFQFYVAEGRLSCQLYQRSADTFLGVPFNIASYALLTEMMAQVCGLEPGEFVHTLGDTHLYLNHLEQVDEQLAREPRPLPRLRLNPAVKSVFDFRYEDFTLEGYDPWPAIKAPMSF